The genomic region TGCAATTGCGGCGTTTCGAATGGGACTCGCTTGTGGAAGTGCAACAGCATTTGAGAAAGATTTAGCAACTGCTGAACAAATAAAAAAATTATTACCAGAAATTACCATAACAAAAGTAATAAGGAGTGAGGAAAAATGAAAATTAAAGACGTATTACTAAAAGAGTTAATGATTATGGATTTACAGGCTAACTCCAAGGAAGCAGCTATTGACGAAATGGTTGAAAAATTATTTGAGAACGGCGTCATTGATAATATCGCAACCTTTAAAGCGGGTATCATGAAACGTGAAGCGGAAACCTCAACAGGTTTAGGCGATGGGGTTGCTATGCCACATGCCAAGAATGCCGCTGTAAAAAAACCTGCTGTTCTTTTTGCAAAGAGTGTATCCGGTCTTGATTATGAATCTTTAGATGGACAACCGGCTCATCTCTTCTTTATGATTGCCGCACCTGAAGGTGGAAATGACGTTCATCTACAAGTGTTAGCAGCCTTATCTCGTTCTTTGATTGATCCAGATTTACTAACAAACTTAAAACAAGCAGAAACACCAGAAGAAGTGCACGCCTTGTTCGACCAAAAAGAAGCTGAAAGAGAACAAGAAGAGGCAAAAGAAATGCCAGCCACCAATACGCGCCCACTGATTTTAGCGGTGACCGCTTGCCCAACCGGAATTGCACATACTTATATGGCTGAAGATGCACTAAAGAAAAAAGCTAAAGAAATGAATGTTGACATACGAGTTGAAACAAATGGTTCAGAAGGAATCAAAAATCCTTTAACAAAAGATGAAATCGATCGTGCAGTCGGCGTTATTGTTGCAGCTGACAAAAAAGTTGAACTGAATCGTTTTTCAGGAAAGCATTTGATTCAACGTCCAGTAAGTGATGGTATTAATAAAACAGAAGAGCTCATCAATAAAGCATTGAGCGAACAAGCACCTATATTCCAAGTTGATGGTACAAGTGAGCCAACTGCCAATACCGAAAAAAATTCAATTGGATCAACCATTTATAAAGACTTAATGAATGGAATTTCGCACATGCTACCCTTTGTGGTAGGTGGAGGGATCCTCTTAGCAATTTCCTTCTTATTCGAAAACTCATTTGGTCAAGAAAGTGAACTTTTCATTGCTTTTAATACAATTGGAGGAACGGCATTCAACTTCCTCATTCCAATTTTAGCAGGTTACATCGCCATGAGTATTGCAGATAGACCCGGCTTACTGCCAGGTATGGCAGGTGGGTTGCTTGCAGTTAATAGTAATGCTGGTTTCCTGGGTGGGTTAGTGGCAGGTTTCCTTGCCGGTTATATCGTTCTTGGCTTGAGAAAAGCGTTTAAAGGATTGCCACGATCTCTAGATGGGTTAAAACCTATTTTAATCTACCCAGTATTGGGGCTTTTGATAACTGGTTTACTCATGTACTTCCTAATCGGTCCTGTTTTTGCAACGATAAATAATGCTATGCTACAGTTTTTAGAGAACTTAGGAACCGGTAATACAGTTATACTGGGTCTATTACTAGGTGGAATGATGGCGATTGATATGGGTGGGCCCTTTAATAAAGCTGCTTATGCTTTCTCAATTGGAATTTTTACTGATACTGGTGATGGTAGCTTTATGGCCGCAGTTATGGCTGGCGGTATGGTTCCACCGCTAGCAATTGGTTTAGCAACTGTTTTATTCAAAAATAAATTCACTACTGCTCAAAGACAATCAGGTCTTTCTAACTTCGTAATGGGAGCGTCCTTTATCACTGAAGGAGCCATTCCTTTTGCAGCAGCGGATCCACTTCGGGTCATTGGGTCGTCTATAATCGGTTCAGCTATTGCGGGTGGTTTGACACAATTGTGGAATGTCTCTATCCCAGCTCCTCACGGCGGATTATTCGTGATTGGTCTAGTGGAGCATCCATGGTTCTTCCTAATTGCGCTTGTCGCTGGAACGCTAGTAGCGGCAATCATGTTAGGGTTATGGAAACCAGTAGTTGTTGAAGAATAAGTATTAACAGACTCTAGGAAAAAGACATTGAGCCAATGTCTCTTTTCTAGACTTTTTTGTTTATGATGAATTGTAATATTAAGTGCAACACCTAGGTAAAATAAAAGAAACCCATGACGACCTCGTGTAGAATGGAGTTACCACACAACATTCGACTGGAGGACTCGCCATGAGCTACACTCATTTTACCATAGCCGAACGCTCAAAAATAGAAACGCTTCGTGATCTAGGTTTTTCGATCCGCCGGATCGCTCGAATCCTTGGTCGTGCCCCTTCTTCTGTTTCACGGGAACTGAACAGGAACCCATATTATCAGTGTGATCAGGCACAGGAACGCTATAAACAAAAGAAAGCGAACTGTGGAGCAAAATCAAAGTTGACTTCTGAAATCAAAAAAAAGGTTCAGGAAAAACTAACTCTTACCTGGTCTCCAGAACAAATTGTAGGCCGGCTATTTCAAGGGAAAATTTCTTTCAAAACAATCTATCGCTGGCTCTATTACGGTCTCTTACAAGTTCCATTGTCCGTTCTGAGACAAAAAGGCAAACGACAGAAACCAAAAGAAACCAGAGGAAGATTCAATATCGGAACCTCTATTTCAAAACGACCAAAAGACGTCAAGAAGCGAACGACCTTCGGTCACTGGGAGCTGGACACCGTCGTATCAGGACGCGGACAGGCAAAAGGTTGCGTTGCTACTTTCCTAGAGAGGAAAAGCCGCTGGTACCTCGCCATCAAAATACCCAACCGTTCCGCTTCCTCAATGGAAGGGGCTATACGAAAACTGACTACGCTTTTTCCTGAAACTGCCTTCCAAAGTTTTACGACAGACAGAGGAAAGGAATTCAGCTGTTATCCTGTCATTGAAGAAGACTTAAGCATCCCTGTTTATTTCGCAGATCCTTATTCTTCTTGGCAACGAGGAAGCAATGAAAACAGTAATGGACTCCTGAGGGAGTTCTTTCCGAAGAGAACCAACTTTGATCATGTGGAACAGGAAGAACTTCAAAAAGCTTTGTACCTGATTAATAATAGACCAAGAAAATGTCTTGGCTACCGAACACCTCACGAGGTCTTTATGGAAGAGGTGTTGCACTTAATTTGACAAACTATCTTATAAAAAAATGCTTATACCCACAGACGTATATAAGTGTTGTTGAAAATGATTTGTGATATGCTTAAATTAATCCGAATAATTAAAAAAAGGAGGAACGTATTATTTTATTAATATTATCCAATCCTGTTGTTATACCCGTTTTACTATTGATTAGTGGGTCAGGTATTTGGTGGCTTCTCTCTGCTAGTGAACGGTCACTTAAGTTAAAAATCCTTTCCAAATTTAATGATGAAATATTCCGTTTTTTATTAATAGCTTTTGTCAGCAATGTTTTATTTCATTTATCGGATGTTCTGCAAGCACCTTATCAAGCACTCTTACTAACCAAAGAACCAATTTCCCTAGCAGTCGTTATCGCTGTTACTTACAATTTGTGGGAATTATTACCAAAAATAGTAGGTAAACCGGCACTCTTAGTTTCCGTTTTACAATTTATTTTTTTACAGTTTTTCACTCAACCATTTATTTTACTATAGTCTCTATAACAGTTCGAAACTACTTACGTTAGCTAGCCTAAACATCATTTTACTCATTACGATTACCTTTATTAAATTGCAGAACTGGCAACAGATGGGATTAATATTAGGTAGTGCAATAGGGAACCTTGTTTTGATGAATGGGAGTCGTGTCCTTTATTTTGGCTTCGTGTTCACACCCGAGCTCTTAGTTACAACGACTTTTCTATTTATTATTATTATTTTTGTTAGGAGGAAACAGCTATCGAAACAGACTTAACAAGTTGGATAGCCTTTGCTGCAGGTTCTTTATCTTTTTTATCACCTTGTACATTGCCTTTGTTACCCTTGTATATTTCCTATATTACAGGACTAAATGTTCAGCAAATAAAAGAAGATACTTCGCTTTCAGTTAGGCGTAATATTATGTTACATTCTCTAGTTTTTTTATTAGGTGTTTCAACTGTCTATATAACGCTTGGATTAGGTGTCAGCTATCTCGGTAACTTATTTGGTTCTATCATGACTGGTCCCACCAGTGTACTTTTGCAGAGACTAGCTGGCTTATTAATTATTATTATGGGACTCGTTACTCTGGGCTATTTGAAAATCCCATTACTCTTGAGCGATTATCGAAAGCTTCAAACACAATCCGGAGTCAGTTTTCTGTCTACCTTTCTCATTGGGTTAGGTTTTGCATCAGGGTGGACGCCTTGTATCGGTCCAATTTTTTCATCTATTCTATTACTTGGTAATGCGATGGGTTCCCCACCAGTTTTATATTTATTTATGTATATACTCGGATTCTCCTTACCTTTTCTATTTGTTTCTTTTTTTATTGGGAGACTAAAGTCAATTTTAAAATATAGTGAAGTACTGATGAAAATTGGTGGTTGGATGATGATTTTATTCGGGATTTTATTAATGACAGGTAAACTAGAGGCATTATCAATTGGTATATTGAATTTACTAGAGGGAACGCCATTCGAGCGTCTCGGTTAGGAGAGTAATGATGCAGAAAAAAATAATTTGGACTCTATTAGGAGTAGGTTTTTTATGGATTCTGTTTGATTTTGGAAAAGAGCTATATTCAAATAATGAATCGAAAGAAGCACAACTATCACAAAGTATTGAAACAGATGAAGAAGAATCACTCGCGCCACCAATAGCTCAGACAGGTATTAAGATTGGACAAGTGGCTTATGATTTTGAACTCCAAGATATGGCAGGTAATCAAGTAAAACTTTCTGATTATCGTGGGAAGAAAGTCTTTTTGAATTTTTGGGCTAGCTGGTGTCCACCTTGTAAAGCAGAAATGCCCCATCTTCAAGAATTTTCGGATGAACAAGATGAAACAGTTGTGTTGGGTGTAAATGTGACAACATCAGAAAACAATCCAGGTGATGTTGAAGTGTTTCTAGAAGAATACGCTATTAGTTTTACTAACCTGTATGGTACCGTCAAACAATTTCAACAATATCAAGTCCAATCCATGCCAACTTCATACTTAATTGGGTCGGATGGAATCATATATGAGCGTATTGTCGGTCCGGTTACAAAAGATATGCTGGAAACTAAATTTTCTATGATTAAATGAGAAAACTATGAGACAAAGATGGTTGAACCTGATAAACTTAGGTCAAACCATCTTTATTTTATTAGTAGTATTAAGAAGAATGAAGGAGGAATAGGAGTATGAACGAGCAAGTAAAAGTGTTCGCTAAAATGATAGCAGAATCGAATAAAATTGTCGTTTTTTCAGGTGCTGGGATTAGTACAGCAAGTGGTATTCCCGATTTTAGATCTTCAGGAGGAATTTACGACCAAATAAAGAATCGGCGCTACTCAGGCGAAGAAGCTTTGAGTGTTAGATTTATGGAAAGAAATCCACGTATGTTTTTTGAAAATATGCAGAAAAACTTATCTTTCCCAGATGCAAAACCGAACTTTGGGCACCGTTTTTTTAGCGAATTAGAAAACATGAACAAAGAAGTGACCATTATCACTCAAAATATTGACGATTTACATGAAAAGGCTGGAAGTTCAAAGGTCTTGCCCCTTCATGGGAGTATAAATAGATGGGTGACTAGTCAGGGGCAAAAACCAGTTGCAAACGGTGAAGTACATTCTCAAGACGGAATTGCTGTTGATAGTCAAGGACGCTCTGTCCGACCGGATATTGTTTTGTATGGTGAACAATTAAATCAGGTTACTATGCAGGCAGCGAGTCAAGCTATTCAAGAAGCAGATTTATTAATCGTAGTTGGAACCAGTTTAATGGTAACCCCTGCATCATTTTTCGTTGATGCGTTTCAAGGGCGTTATGCGGTTCTTATTAACCAAACAGAAGTTCCTCAAATGAATCGCTTTGATCTTGTTGTGAAAGAAAAGAGTAGTGATTTTTTAAGGAAGGTTTGGGAATGTATTCAAAACAAATAAAACGTAAAAAAGAGCACTCATTTCGAGTGGCTCTTCAAAGGTTTAATAGTTTTGTGGAGGTGTTGGTGGGATATTTCCTTGACGACGATACTGAGAAGGCGTCATATTGGAAAGCTCACGGAATGTTTTAGAGAAATGTGAAGGGGATTGGAACCCAACAAGATGGGCAATATCTGCAATAGCAATATTTGTATTGCGAAGCATTTTTTGTGCTTCATCGATGCGGATATGGATAAGATAATCGATGGGTGACATCCCAACTTCTTGCTTAAAGATACGAATTAAATAGAATTTGTTTATATGAACTAATTCAACTAAATCGTCTAAAGTAATATTTTTGTGATAATTAATTTTCATAAAGTTTTTAACAATTTGGATTTCTTTATGGTTCTTTTTGTTTAGAGAGTTGCGAATAGAGAAACGTTCATTACGTAATAAATGGATGAGAATAATCTCCACATAGCGCTTAGCGACTTCTTCATAACCTAGTTTTTTATTAGCAATCTCATCTGTTAAGGCAGAAATAAATGGTTCATTCTCAACATCTGCTTCATTATGAATATAGTGAGAAAATTCAGCTTCAGAATCATTGACTTCTGAAAATTCTAAACCTTGAATCCCAATTTCAGTTATTTCAATCGCAGATTGATCTTCTAGATCCCAGTAGTAATCTACATTAGGATTAATCAAAATAATTTGATTTTTTCTGACAGGCTCGGAACTATTTTTAAAAGTTAATGTGGCTGTTCCATTATGGATAAAAATCATTTTAACATAAGTCTGTTTCTGGAAGGTTGTTGATTGTTCAGGTGTAATCTTGATTTTATCGGCAGAAAGGGTTTTTAGCGATAAGTTTTTTATATTTGACATTGTATACATAAGAAGCCTCCTTTGGCTAAGATGATAATGATCCATGGTCACAACTATTTGTTATAGGGTTAGTCCCATAATATCTTAAAAATACAAAATGTCTAGTAATTTATTCGTAATAACTAAAAAATAAATAAATAAATTGATTAGACACTCTAAATTTTTTTAGTTTAAAAAATCTTTATTTTTCATATTTCAGAAAAAATAGATGTAGAAAAACCACAAATCATAGTATAACATATGTTATTCTGAATGAAAATATAAATTAACAAATAATCGTTTTAGGTAAATTAATAAAAGATAATTTATTGATAGGAGGGAAAAAAATGAGACTTTTTAAAAAGATGCAAGATGGAATGCTAGCAATTGCAAACTCATTGACGCGCTATCCAATGACTATTATTTGGCTTTTGGGAATGAGTATCATGAATGCAATTCAAATCCAAGAGGATATTGATTCTTATAGTCGTTTGCTGTTTACTTTTTCTATTGGAGCTTTACTAGCTATGGTTGGACAACAGGTTTATGAGCGTTTCTTCCATAAAAAAAGTGAGCGATGGATAATGGTAGCAATCACAACGTTACTTACTGCCCTCTACTATTTCACTCTACCGCAAGAAGACACCTATCAAATGATTTATCCAGTCCGAACCATTGTTTTGTTGTTTGCCCTATTTATTTCCTTTATCTGGATTCCGACTATCAAAAATAAGGTCATTTATTTTCACCAAAATATAATGGCGGTTTTTAAGGCAGCAATGTTAACGCTCCTTTTTGCTGGTGTTCTGGCTATTGGCGTCTACACTGTTTTAGGTAGTATTGATTTTTTATTATTCAATTTAGATTATCGGGTATACTTACACGCCATGAATATTATCTGGACCTTATTTGCGACAAGTTACTTTCTCTCTCAAATTCCTGATTACAGCAGTGGTATGACCATTGAATTAAAAGAAGCGTTTGAAGTACCACGTTTTCTAGAGGTCCTTTTGACTTTTATTGTAATTCCCATCGTTGCAGTTTATACAGTCGTCCTGTTTCTATATGTGATCTTAAATATCAGAAGTGAATTTTGGACGGATAACTTATTAGAACCCTTACTTATTTCTTACGCGATTATCGTTATTCTTGTTTACTTGTTAGTGAGTAACATTGAACATAAATATAGTCAGATATTTCAGCGTTTGTTTCCTAAAATTATGTTGATCGTTGTTCTTTTTCAAACCATTGCTAGTATTTTAAAAATTCAAGATTATGGTATCACAGCCGGTCGCTATTACGTCATCCTTTTTGGTATTTTTGCCATAGCAGCTGGCGTTTTATTTAGCTTCTTTACCCGGGATAAAAATGGATTAATCGCTCCTATTTTGATTTTACTGTCAGTGGTTTCAGTTATGCCCCCAATTGATGCCTTTACGGTTGCTCAAAACAGTCAAATGAGATTGTTAGAGACAACACTGACAGATAATGAGATGCTGATTGAAGGTGTAATTAAGCCAAATCCAGATATTCCCCTAAAGGATAAAGTTAAAATCACTAAAAGTGTCGAGTATTTAGGTAGTTGGCATGATTTTGAAGAGGTTTCCTATTTGCCGGATGATTTTGAAATTTATAGTGATTTTCAGGATCTCTTTGGGTTCCCAATGGTCTATTCTCTTTCCCCAGATGATCCAGATAGTTCAGAAAGTAATTTTGTCTACTATGACTGGGGTGAAGAAACGACTATTCCATTAGAAGGAGCAGACTACCTCGTTCGTTTAGGGCTATACAATGCCGAAGAGACAGATGTTCAAACAAATGTTGGTGAAAATTATCAGTTATTGGTTTCAAGAGAAGGGAAGTACTTCTTGTTAACAGTAAAAGATCGGGCTGGGTCAGTCGGGATGGTTTTTGATACAGAGGACTTAATTGTGAAGGCTTTTGAAAACTACACGGAAAATGTTGAAGGTGGTAATATCGATTTAGAAACAATTACTCAAGTAAAAGAAAATGAGCGGATAAGAATTAAAGTTATTGCATCGCAGTTGGATGAATATCAAGAAGAAATATCCGGTGAGTTATTCGTCTTTATCACTTTTAAATAAGGTACCAAGGTCTGAATCTGAAACGATTCGGACCTTTTTTATGACTCTTTATAAATCCTTTATACCTTATTTTGCTTTAGTCTAGTAGAATAGACATATATATAATTTAGGAGGTCTATTTATTCATGGTAGAAATTTTTAAAGCCATTATTCTTGGTATTGTGGAAGGAATAACGGAATGGTTACCCATATCTAGTACGGGGCATATGATTTTGGTTGAAGAATTTATTCAACTCGACACCTCACCAGCATTTAAAGAAATGTTCTTTGTAGTCATTCAACTAGGAGCTATTTTTGCTGTAGTAGCACTTTATTTTCATAAACTTAATCCCTTTTCACCCAAAAAATCATCGTTAGAGAAAAAAGAAACGATGGAAATTTGGTACAAGGTTGTTGTGGGAGTAGTTCCCGCAGCTGTTTTAGGACTTTTTCTCGATGATTGGCTCAATGAACATTTTTATAATTATTGGGTTGTGGCGATTATGTTAATTGTTTATGGTGTGTTATTTATTATTATTGAAAACCGCAATAAAGGGAAAGCGGGAAAAATTACTAATTTTCAAGAGTTAACTTATAAAACAGCTCTTTTTATTGGCTTTTTCCAATGCCTCGCACTTATTCCGGGGACCTCACGCTCAGGTGCCACCATTATTGGTGCCATTATTCTAGGTACCTCACGCTTTATTGCTGCCGAATATTCCTTTTTCCTTTCTATACCGGTAATGTTTGGTGCAAGTGCTTTAAAACTTGCGAAGTTTGGGTTCGTATTTACGGGGGCAGAACTCACGATTCTCCTAATCGGTATGCTAGTCGCTTTTGTTGTTTCAATTCTAGCAATCAAGTTTCTTATGCAATATATTCAAAACAATGATTTTAAAGCATTTGGCTGGTATCGTATTATTCTAGGTGTTTTGGTAATCGGATACTTTTTATTAATCGGATAAAAAAGACGAAAAGGTTGGGCACATAATCTGGATCCCAAGTCAAGGACAGTTTAAAAAAGAGAGAATCTAGGCTACTTGTTTCAAGAGCTGATCCCGGTAGGAAACCGGGGTCAGCTTTTTCAGTTTCCATTGGCCGCGCTCGTGGTTGTAGTAGTCCATATAGTTGATAATGACAGACTGTAACTCCTTCAGTGAATGACACTCCTCGTAAGGAATTTCGTCCTTTAGGTGGCCGAAGTAGCTCTCCTGTGGGGCGTTGTCCCAGCAGTTCCCACGGCGGGACATAGATTGGGTTAGGCCATTCTTCTGCACCAATTTCTGGAAGATGGGGCTAGTGTAGTGCGACCCTTGGTCGGAATGGAGGAGGGCTTGCGCAGGGAGGTCCTCTCCATGTTTTGCCACTAGATCTTTCACCGTATCGAGAGCTATGTCCAAGGTGATTCGGTCGGCGACGGCGTAGGCTAAAACCTCCTTTGTGGCGCCATCCAAGATGGTAGAGAGGTAGCCTAGGAAGCCGTCTTTTCCCCGGAGATAGGTAATATCAGTCAGGAGCACCTTCTTCGGCGCTGACTGATCAAACTGCCGCTGGAGCCGGTTCGGAACGGTGCGATGTTCTTGTGTGGCTTTTGCGATTTTTCGGTACGGGTTCGCACGGCGGATAGGACACTGGAGTCCATACTTTCGCATGATCCGCTGGACTTTCTTGCGGTTCACTACAGTTTTCTTCGTGTTGAGGAAGTACATGACAATGGCACGGGAACCTTTCGCCACCCGTTTATAGGCCATTGCTTCCAGAACACGGTCGCGCCACCTCTGGTCCTCCTCTTCCTTCTCCTGCCTTTTGCATTGGTTCTCGGGGGAGAAATGCGCGTAGTAGCCGGAATTGGATACTTCCAGAATCAGACAAGCTCTCCTGACGGAGAGCGAGCCGGGGCGACTCGTCACCTGTTGGATGAGGGCGAACCGCTCCTGCTTGCTTAACTCATTTCCCCTCCTTTCTGCGAAGTCGATTTTTTTTAACAGCTCATTCTCCTGTCTGAGGAGGACATTCTCCTGCTTGGCCCGGCGGAGCTGCTCTTCGGTCGAAAGCTCCGTGAGGCGGGGGCGCCCCGATGCGCCCTTGCGCTGATCTCGTACGCCCGTGATCCCGCTCTCCTGATAGGCCTTCTTCCAGCGGTTGGCAGCGGTGTGGATTCGCCGCTCGCCTAGGACCTCCACTGGGAGACTCGCCTCCATGAAAATCTGTCGGGCAGTCTTTCCCTTTTTCCACTCCGCAAGGAAGTGGACCTTGAACTCGTCCGAGTAGGTGATGGCTTTGGGGGAGACGTTCTGAACATAGGGGTTGTGGGATAGGTCTGTAACCTGCTCGTCCGTGAATGTTCGTTTTGACATGGGTTCCTCCTCTTAAAAATGTATTTTTTGTAAGGCTCTCTTGGGGGAGCGGTCGCGGTTCCCGTTCCTTTCCTCCAGTTTATCAGGAAAGGGAGACTAATTCTCGTACAAGACATAAAAAGACCCTATAAAGGGTCTCTTTTTTAAAGAGTCTACTTTATAGGGTCCAGTTTACACATGCCCAACCTTTTTGTTTTTAAAGAATCGTAAAAAACTCTGTTTCTGGAAGAAGAATTAAGCTATGCCCTTGACCTTGTAATTGGCGCGCTTTTTCAACGAGCTTACCTTCTAGATTGGTGCCCATTTTTTGCCATTCACTTTTAGATACAATCAAGTAATCGGTTTGATAAGTCAGTGACGGTTCAAAAAAACTTCCAATAGTTGTGAGCATTTGGGCTGCTTCCTGCCGATTCAGACCAGCGATACGTCCGGCAAAAGCGATGTGCTTTTGATAAAAAGGATGAGAAGGCTGCAAGCTCTCAATTGCTAGTAGGTTTGGCTGAGGTACCTGTTTCTTCTTATTTTTGTCAGGACCAAAGCGATGCGAGAAAAGTTGACCGAGTTGATAATGATAATCTGTTAAAAATCCTTTTATGTCATAGTCATAGGGCTGTAGTAGTTTACTGGTAATTTCACCACAGGCAGTCGCGTCATCTGCAGCATTATGATGGTTTTCAATGGTTAAGCCATAATAGTCAAGGACATTAACAAGTTTATTACTCGAAAGCGTCAGTGTTTTTTTTGCTAGAATGCAAGAGCAAAAGTATTCATTTTTAATTTTGGGTAAGTTGTAAGTTTCAATAGTCATTTGCAAACACTTCATATCGAATTGAGCAAAGTGAGCGACTAATGAATCCTCTCCAATGAAAGCGCGAATTTCTGGGTAAAGTTGGTCAAAACGTTTTTCATTGACAACATCACGTGGATAAATCCCATGTATTCGAATATTGCCCGGATGGAAAGGTTGAACAGGGTTAATGAGACGATAATAACGTTCAACTTCCAGACCGTTTGAAAAACGACTCATCCCAATGGAACAGACACTATCGCCACGATGGTTAGCTGTTTCGAAGTCTATTGCGACAAAGTCCAATTTATAAGCCTTCTTTCTTAGTTTAAAATAGTTGTTAATTCTTTTAAATCAGTAATTTGGTAGGTTGGCTTGATATGAGCAGGTTTCGCTAAGTGGTGGGGGTTGAACCAACAAGAATCTATCCCAGCATTTTGACCACCTAATATATCGGAAGTCAAGGAATCGCCAATTATCAACGTGTTATGAGCTTTAAAATTTGGGATGCGTTTGAAGACATAGTTGAAATATTCAAGCATCGGCTTTTGAAAACCCGTATCTTCAGAAACAAAAACATCTTTAAAATAATGGTCAAGTCCA from Jeotgalibaca dankookensis harbors:
- a CDS encoding exonuclease domain-containing protein, with product MDFVAIDFETANHRGDSVCSIGMSRFSNGLEVERYYRLINPVQPFHPGNIRIHGIYPRDVVNEKRFDQLYPEIRAFIGEDSLVAHFAQFDMKCLQMTIETYNLPKIKNEYFCSCILAKKTLTLSSNKLVNVLDYYGLTIENHHNAADDATACGEITSKLLQPYDYDIKGFLTDYHYQLGQLFSHRFGPDKNKKKQVPQPNLLAIESLQPSHPFYQKHIAFAGRIAGLNRQEAAQMLTTIGSFFEPSLTYQTDYLIVSKSEWQKMGTNLEGKLVEKARQLQGQGHSLILLPETEFFTIL
- a CDS encoding IS3 family transposase, with the translated sequence MSKRTFTDEQVTDLSHNPYVQNVSPKAITYSDEFKVHFLAEWKKGKTARQIFMEASLPVEVLGERRIHTAANRWKKAYQESGITGVRDQRKGASGRPRLTELSTEEQLRRAKQENVLLRQENELLKKIDFAERRGNELSKQERFALIQQVTSRPGSLSVRRACLILEVSNSGYYAHFSPENQCKRQEKEEEDQRWRDRVLEAMAYKRVAKGSRAIVMYFLNTKKTVVNRKKVQRIMRKYGLQCPIRRANPYRKIAKATQEHRTVPNRLQRQFDQSAPKKVLLTDITYLRGKDGFLGYLSTILDGATKEVLAYAVADRITLDIALDTVKDLVAKHGEDLPAQALLHSDQGSHYTSPIFQKLVQKNGLTQSMSRRGNCWDNAPQESYFGHLKDEIPYEECHSLKELQSVIINYMDYYNHERGQWKLKKLTPVSYRDQLLKQVA